The proteins below are encoded in one region of Apium graveolens cultivar Ventura chromosome 4, ASM990537v1, whole genome shotgun sequence:
- the LOC141718411 gene encoding uncharacterized protein LOC141718411, translating into MHEDLKSEYLEVEDPFILWENLKDRFDHQKLVYLPAAENDWANLRLQDFKSVRAYSSALFKISYRLIMCGEKVTEKRKIDKTLSTFHPNNINLAEMYRERKFTKFGDLLSTLLVAEQNHKLVIKNHQSRPTGSAPLPEVNNMSFQQNVRGKRYRGGRGQGRYRGRGRSHGHFRPYNNSGHRKWQSESQSKRKAPRGGKTENVCYRCGMNGH; encoded by the coding sequence ATGCATGAAGATTTAAAATCTGAGTACTTAGAAGTCGAGGATCCctttattttatgggaaaatctaAAGGATAGGTTCGATCACCAGAAACTAGTTTATCTACCTGCAGCTGAAAATGATTGGGCTAATTTAAGACTTCAGGATTTTAAGAGTGTCCGAGCATATAGCTCTGCTTTGTTCAAAATAAGTTATAGGCTTATTATGTGTGGTGAGAAAGTTACGGAAAAAAGAAAAATCGATAAAACACTATCAACTTTTCACCCCAACAATATCAACTTAGCAGAGATGTACAGGGAGCGCAAATTTACTAAGTTCGGGGATCTTCTATCAACTCTCCTCGTTGCTGAACAGAATCATAAATTGGTGATTAAGAATCATCAATCCCGTCCAACAGGATCTGCCCCATTACCTGAAGTAAATAACATGTCATTCCAGCAGAATGTACGTGGAAAAAGGTATAGAGGTGGACGGGGCCAAGGGCGGTACCGTGGACGAGGTCGGAGCCACGGGCATTTTCGTCCATATAACAACTCTGGTCACCGGAAGTGGCAATCTGAATCACAGAGTAAAAGAAAGGCACCACGAGGAGGAAAAACTGAAAATGTTTGCTATAGGTGCGGCATGAATGGGCACTGA